tttggtgcgctactttttacggacgaaaaagtgtataaatgcttatataattccagtcctagattgttctcagatggattttaatcaaaataaatacatactacgcacacatcgtctataataaatcataacactatatttagttgcattaaagttgtttccccttgatgcagttacgccattttcttcaatgtttaccaaattacatgctacaaaaattgatttatttcattgaaaagtggatggagaaaagcatactaatttatttgataacatcaatctacattattttggtaagggtaaatacttattgatgcatgtcacttatcttttttctgtttttttctgtccaaatgatcagcatttgcatacgaaagttggtggggtaaggaatttacattatcacagcagtttcgccacaagagtacacagcatgtatgcagcaggagtacacagcatgtacgccgcaggactcgggccaggagtacgcagcatgtacgccgcaggagtacacagcatgtacgccgcaggagtacacagcatgtacgccgcaggggtagtacaccgcaggctcatttgcatgtgaaaagtgtatgtgccgcgtacatgctgcgtactatttctcgcatactaaattcctccagcgtacatcctgtgtactatgtagtccacagcatgtacgcagcaagtagtacgcggcagagctcatttgcatgtcaaaagtgtactacaaacgtactatcggtgtatgtgcggtgtatatcctgcgtactattgatttcagtacacatcatgtacgcatcatatacgctgtatgtacacagcaagagtacgcagcaggcctttttcttctgtaagggttttCCTAAAGTCAAATTTTCTCCTAACAGTGAGCTCATACATAACTTGGAATTTACcaaacatttcatttcctctgTTATTTCAGTTACTGTTATCTTATGGTTACATATCCTAATGAGTGTGTGCGGGGACATTCATCCTAATCCTGGACCTGATCCTAACATTTCTTCCGTGAGTTCAGCATCATCAGATTCGATATTAGATGACTCTCTGCAAGATCTCTTGAAAGTCTCAAACTACCTAACTATTGTACACTATAACGTTCAAAGTATCTCTCCTAAGCTGGATATCCTGTATGCCGAATTGTGTAACATCGATATCCTTGCTTTTACTGAAATATGGGTAAGGGACTCGGTGGCTACATCTGACATCCTGTTTCCTGGCTTTCATCATCCTGTTAGAAAAGATCGCGTCAATGACAATCATGGAGGTGTTATTATCTATGTTAAGGAATCTATTTCCTTTGTTTGAAGAACTGACCTAGAACTTAACCGTTTAGAATGTATTTGGCTTGAACTGAGATTGACTTGATCCTGCATATTCCACGTTGGTTGCTGGTCATTTTAATCAAGATGACCATAGTATTGATGACTTCacatttatgcctattgatgtggtaaataatcaaattaaatggttatgcaaggaaacattctggattcataagttaaaaacactcaatcctgatggacttaattcaaaaacattgtttaatgtgtaatgaattttacatgtatatgtttagtACTATtgcgttttttcctatttatggttttttatatatactgctataggaaatcctgtattcttatatccgtaatgtactaaacttgctatctgttattcacattaatttatgtaatatttttaaaaaacagtatacgtttttccgccattcaacgtaacgtttacttcatgacgtcacgtccgttgttttattatgtatttatcctgatgaaggcgtaataagataaatattcacgtgttgttgttgaactTTACCAtcctaataaaaatgtcaaaatacgcCCAAATGACCCTCCTTGGATGAATAatcgaataaaaatgaaaataagacaaCGTAAACGTGCCTATAGAAAGGCAAAATCTACACAAAGTAAAAATCActggtcaaaattttgaaatctaaGGAACGAAGCAGTGCAACTAGTTAAAGAAAGTAAAAGTAACTACTTCCTGTCACTTTCGAACAATCTTAAATCTAATACAGTATCGTCAAAAGATTGGTGGAAAATCCTGAAGTCTTTTATAGTAACTTCTTCTAAGAAAGTGTCCCTCCTCTTGTAGACCCGGTTTCTAATTCCATTGTCACGGCAGATCAAGATAAAGCCGACTTATTAAACAATTTCTTTAGAGACCAGACAGTTATTGATGATTCTAATAGAGATCCTCCAAGATTTTCTGGCACTGACAACCAAGAGACTCTTGATATATTCATCATCTCATCTATAGAAGTTGAAGATGTATTAAAATTGCTCCGGACTGACAAAGCATCTAGACCTGACACAATAAGTTATCGTGTTCTTCGTGAGGCTCATCGCCAACTTTCATTCCCCCTTCATCAGTTATTCAACTTTTCACTAAGAACACAGAAACTTCCAAACTCCTGGAAACTGTCTAATGTCTTCAGTTATAAACAACTGCAGACCTATTTCTCTACTAAACACtattgaaaaagtatttgaaagagtagtttttaaacatatttttaacttttacagaGATACCTCCTTCTTCACTCCCTCCCTGTCTGGATTTATGCCAGGGGATTCAACTGTGTATCAACTAACATACTTATATAACACATTCTGTAAAGCTCTGGATGACGGATTAAAAGTTAGGGTTGTATTCTTTGATATTAGCAAAGCATTCGATAAAGTTTGGCATCAAGGTCTTATAGTTAAACTTTATGACTCTGGTATTCGTGGAAATTTAATCCAGTGGTTTTCTGATTATTTAACAAGTCGTAAACAGTGTGTTGTTCTTCCTGGTACAATGTCGGATTCTGTAACAATAGCCTCCGGAGTTCCACAAGGATCAATACTCAGACCTCTTTTATTTCTCGTTTATATAAACGATATTGTTCAAGATATAGGTTCCAATATTAATCTTTTTGCTAATGATACTAGTTTACATCTGACAGTTAATAATCCAGTTGAAACAAATACTATTATGCAGGCTGATATACAAAAAATATCATGTTGGGCAGATAAATGGCTTGTTAATTTTAATCCAGCTAAATCAGAATCAATAATCATCTCCAGAAAAGTAAATCAGCCCAACCATCTTCCCTTTTTCATGTCTGATCAACAAATTCCACAAGTCTctgaacataaacatcttggaaTCTTCCTTGCTGCTGACGGATCCTGGCATTCCCATATTAGCTACATAAAAGAAAAGGCATGGACTAGAATAAATATCATGCGAAAACTTAAATTCAAATTAGACTGCCGAGCTctagaaattatttatatatcatttatttgtcCTATCATTGAATATGCTGATATAGTATGGGATAATTGTACAACCTACGAAAAGCAAGAACTCGATGAAATCCAGAACGAGGCAGCACGAATAGTGATGGGTGCAACCAAGCTTATATCTTTAAACGAACTTTACCGTGAGGTTAACTGGGAAACACTTTCTGAGCGGAGGAAAAAACACAAACTCATTCagttgtataaaatgaaaaatggtctCACACCAACCTACCTTTCATCTCTTGTCCCTGATCTTGTTGGCCAGAACTCTACCTATAACCTCCGTAATtctaacaatattaataatatcCATGCAAGAACAACCCTGTATTTCAACTCCTTTCTTCCCTCGGCCCTTCGAGAATGGAACTCCTTGCCAATAGAAGGTCGTCATTTACAGTCTCTAAATTcctttaaacactttttaaatgCCGACAAAACTAAAACGCCCCAACACTTATATGATGGAGATCGACGCTCTCAGATTCTTCTCACACGACTTCGAACGAAATGTAGTTTACTAAATCAGCATCTGTTTCATAAGAACATTGTTATTTCTCCACTTTGTACTTGTGGCCTAATCGAGGACAATCATCGTTTCTTCTTTGTTTGTCCACGTTATATTCAACAAAGAGCAGAACTCTTCGACACTTTGTCCCCAATTTCTTCTATTGATCTTCACACTTTACTTAATGGAGACGTCTCGAAAGACTTTCAAACTAATGTAATGATACTTAATGCAGTATTTAGGTTTATTGATCGTAGCGATCGTTTTCGTTAGGTACATTCTTCCTCAGCTGGACTAGTACTAAACTTCATTGTTTTGGCTTCTAAAAAGGCACAATGTTTCCGATTGAACTCGCTTCGATAAGTCTGGAATCCTAAACTAtctcaatatttctttttttattcttattattcCTTTTTGCTGCTTAAATTTCTTAAACTCCCTATCACACCTGTTTTACTTCTGTTATATATCAATGACACTTATCAATGAAAAGCTTGTCTTACTTTTCATTATCCTAATTCCATAATGAAATATCCtttaccttatttttttttctactttactgtttattcaaataagatatcattaaaaattatcaacttttaaactgAATGAAATGATAATCCGCCATTGATGTAAATGTGTTTGTTGTTATTTAGGGAGAGGAACTATATaagcccttacagaagcaagcctctgtggcgtacatgctgcgtatttgctgtgtatatgccgcgaacacagtagtacgccagaggagtacattttacatacaccgcatgctgcgtacatgccgcatactatttcgacgagtacacagcatgtacgcaggaggtcactagtacacttcaagtacgcagcacagactctgaaaatttaaggagtacactgcatgtacgcaggagggacttgtacaagaaaatagtacactgcatgtacaccgcagatactttgaaatttgtgcagtacacttcatatacgcgggaaagacttgtataatttcttttggcatttatacttagcttttttttttataagttaaagtctgaagtaaacttcatatatgcaggagggacttcatgcaggaaggatttgtacattttttttttttttggaagcaagaacttgatttccgagtaacttttatcttaatagcatagaatagttcagattactggtattctgaacaataaaaatttgccaaactatttgcaatgttcatttgtgaagcttacatcttagtgatttctgagctgcaccttgcatgcagtgtaaaaatatattctttttcattttgaattaatcctggagctttctaacttggataattgaaaagccttatttgaacttcgttgcattacattttgtaatacatgaaataattaccaagataatgcctcaacagcgcccaaatgagaagaattaatagctctcactgttatttgaatactcttaagcaaaacaccactctatcatgttttataaaggctttaatgctcattatgttaactcattaaggcctcaccaaattaaaaagttgttcatcggatttgccgctcgtatattttcggaacgtttttggctaattgcgctcgccccattggaaaaaatcaatccaaaattttttggtgcgctactttttacggacgaaaaagtgtataaatgcttatataattccagtcctagattgttctcagatggattttaatcaaaataaatacatactacgcacacatcgtctataataaatcataacactatatttagttgcattaagttgtttccccttgatgcagttacgccattttcttcaaatgtttaccaaattacatgctacaaaaattgatttatttcattgaaaagtggatggagaaaagcatactaatttatttgataacatcaatctacattattttggtaagggtaaatacttattgatgcatgtcacttatcttttttctgtttttttctgtccaaatgatcagcatttgcatacgaaagttggtggggtaaggaatttacattatcacagcagtttcgccacaagagtacacagcatgtatgcagcaggagtacacagcatgtacgccgcaggactcagGCCAggagtacgcagcatgtacgccgcaggagtacacagcatgtacgccgcaggagtacacagcatgtacgccgcaggggtagtacaccgcaggctcatttgcatgtgaaaagtgtatgtgccgcgtacatgctgcgtactatttctcgcatactaaattcctccagcgtacatcctgtgtactatgtagtccacagcatgtacgcagcaagtagtacgcggcagagctcatttgcatgtcaaaagtgtactacaaacgtactatcggtgtatgtgcggtgtatatcctgcgtactattgatttcagtacacatcatgtacgcatcatatacgctgtatgtacacagcaagagtacgcagcaggcctttttcttctgtaagggaagttCTCTTTCGTTCTTATCCCTTTCGTATTTGTGTTAAATATGTATacctgtaaaaatttaaattgatgtattttcgaaataaatatgtttaaaactaaaaaagttctactgtactgggtcactgtgacttgaccttgaacctactgacctcaaaatcaataagggtcatttgcttgtcattaccaacctccctgtcacatttcatgaccctaggcccaagtcttcttgagttatcatttggaaacagttaaactgttccagtaactgtgaccttgacctttgacctactgacctcaaaatcaatagtgttcatctgctggtaatgaccaacctctctatcaacttccatgatcctaggcccaagcgttcttgagttaacatccggaaaccatttaacttttctgggtcactatgaccttgacctttaacctactaaccttaaaatcgataggggtcgtTTGCttgtcatgaacaacctccctatcaactttcatgatcctaggcccaagcgctcGGAAATGGATTGCTCTATGGACCGGccaaccgacagacagaccgaccgacatctgcaaaacaatatacccctccttcttcgaaggggggcatattAAGCCAAATTTTTCTTTGGCTGATTTTATAGCCTGGTAACAAAAGTCACACTTTgggttttttaaatagaaaacaaGGATTGATATTTTGACTCGCAACATACTTTATGGCAACATCAATATCAGGTGAAAACatgactgatcatgatctgcactgttcaccattcagtcagtattgttttggtaagcaccccttttaacagttaatgatactgtccaaattgaaagatgaatgagtttattatagaaatttaacagggtaagagTTAATATATATTCCTTACAAAGCAAAGTGACAACATATTGTAATAGTGGTATCTACCATTGCTGATGTGCTGTCTCATGTTGACTGGCATCACTGATATGGAAAACATACATGCCTGCCTAGGCCAGCCAAACCAATGGGTACAAGGCAACTGAACCGAGTCATTAAGGGTTTGCTAATACCCTTGTGAATGAATGAATAGCATTGTTCCATCCCTCGACAACTTCAGGTAATGACCATGCTGTTGAAGAAAATTGTATACGATATACAGCATACAAGTGGAATAAATTAATGTATTGAGTTAAAAGTATCATAACAGGgcaatctgaaagacagctaaatcccctaccactgctatggatagtgaaagggtaaacctttgacctttagctgtgaccttgaccttgaactgacatggctgactcatgaattctgcacaaagtcttgatgagttgatcatttgacccaagtttcataaaaatccttcaaggggtttaggagatacagagtgggcacaaaatgaaaggctcaaacctttgaccctaagttatgaccttgaccttgagccggcatggctgactcataagttctgcacatcgttttgatgaggtaatcatctgaccaaagttttataaagttccttcaaggggtttaagagatacagagtggacacaaaatggaaggctcagacatttgaccttgagttgtgaccttgaccttgagccatcatggttgactcatgagttctgcacatcaccttgatgagatgatcatttgacccaagtttcaaataaatccttcaagggaattaggagatacagagcagacacaaaatggaaggctcaaacctttgaccttcagcagtgaccttgaccttgagccggcatggctgactcataaattctgcaaattgccttgataaggtgatcatttgaccaaagtttcataaaaattcttcaaggggttaaggagatatagagcggacacaaaatggaaggctcaaacttttgaccctaagctgtgaccttgaccttgagccatcatggctgactaatgggttctgcacattgtcttgatgaggtgatcaattgacccaagttttataaaattccttcaaggggtttaggagatatagagcggacataaaatgcaaggctcaaactttgaccttgaactgtgaccttgaccttgaacaaacaaggctgactcatgtgttctgcacatcgtcttgatgaggtgatcatttgacccaagtttcatgaaatccttcaaggggtttaggagatatggagcggacaagaaagtgttacagacagacggacagaaggacggacggacggagaccattcctataaacccccaccacttgtggcgggggattaacaaaaaGATGCCATGAAGTCTGTTAGGATATTAACATTTCACACAGATTTGTAAATTACACAGATGTGTGGTTCCACTACTTCTGTTTATGTTAAATTTCaggaatttatttttagatatgtCTCATTTTCTGTCCAGTTCGCCAGAAGCGCGCATGttgtaagaattacttacaatggactttgaaattagaaataaGAATGGCAAGTTGTAAAAGCCCATCCGTCACGAGTCTGAATCGGTATAGCATTTTAAGTCTGTCTATACATCGGTGGAGACAAGAGGAGATGGCACCACACTGAATCTCCCTGTTTTGATCTTCCCCTAGTGTGAGCAATGATCGAGACTTATAAAACAATTCTGAGTGCCACAATACCGCGGACTACCTCATTTTCATCCTTTACAATCACCCTATTTCCCGTATGTTGCCCTTTTTATGACCtatgattaattttcatattttcccatatTTTGAAATCTCCACTTAAAACTAACActcttacaaaataatttcaagttaCGAAAAGGCTTGGAACTTAGCCCCCTTTATCCCTTAAAATTTCCGATCTTCCCTGTATATTCGCCTACTTCTATaatctatgataaaatttcatattttctgaatttcacgacttacaaaattacatgcttacaaaataattctaagtatgAAAAGGCCGGGGCATTAGctcctttcatctcttactatctcCAATCTTCCCCATATATTCGCCTACTTCTATaatctatgataaaatttcatatttttctaatttccccacttacaaaattacattcttacaaaataattctaagtacgaAAAGGCCGGGGACTTAGCTCCTTTCATCCCTTACTATCTCCGATCTTCCCCGTATGTTCGCCTAATTCCAtgatctatgataaaatatcatatttttgaatttgtGAACTGTATATTTATGAATgtgaatttaaaaattgttttaaaattaagaaaaaaaaatcaaaattatattatatgaaGTTAGAGTAGATATATAtagtaagtttgtttgttttgggtttaacgccgtttttcaacagtatttcagtcatgtaacggcgggcagttaacctaaccagtattcctggattctgtaccagtacaaacctgttctccgcaagtaactgccaacttccccacatgaatcagaggtggaggactaatgatttcagacacaatgttgtttatcaaatagttacggagaacttacgccccgcccgaggatcgaactcgggaccccgagatccgtagaccaacactcttacctatttagctaagcgggcgggctgaggTGATAGTAAGAACTGTAATTAAGAGACACAGTATCTATCTGCCAAACtttttgttcatttcatttatatcagTAGGTGTTTCAACAGGCATAATATTTCTCATCTCTAACCCATTTAATTTACATCTTTATCTAAAACATCAGAACTATTGTATTTCTAATTGCTTACCACAAATTTCTGGAAATCTGTTGCCAGATGATGTTGCTACAGACTGGATTGGACACTCTGTAGGCAAGGATGCTGTAGGTGGTGGTGTGGATTCCGGAGTTGTTAGTACAGATGAATCTGACTGTTGTGCATGTGGTGGGGTTGACAGGAGTGATGAAGCTGAGGATGATGTCAGTAATGAATGTGGTGTTGTAAGCACTGATGAATCAGATGAAAGTAGTGATGATGTTAACTGTGTTCTTAGTGGCGTTGTTTCTGGTGATGGAAGAAGTGAAGAATCagatgctgctgatgatgatggtgTTGATTTACGTAGTGGTGTTGATTCTGGTGATGTTAGAAGTGAAGAATTGGATGCTGCTGATGATGACACTGTTGATTTACATAGTGGTGTTGATTCTGGTGATGTTAGAAGTGAAGAAGTGAAGAATCGggtgctgctgatgatgatggtgTTGATTTACGTAGTGGTGTTGATTCTGGTGATGTTAGAAGTGAAGAATTGAATGCTGCTGATGATGACACTGTTGATTTACGTAGTGGTGTTGATTCTGGTGATGTTAGAAGTGAAGAATCGGGTGCTGCTGATGATGACGGTGTTGATTTACGTAGTGGTGTTGATTCTGGTGATGTTAGAAGTGAAGAATTGAATGCTGCTGATGATGACACTGTTGATTTACGTAGTGGTGTTGATTCTGGTGATGTTAGAAGTGAAGAATCGGGTGCTGCTGATGATGACGGTGTTGATTTATGTGGTGGTGTTGATTCTGGTGATGTTAGAAGTGAAGAATCAGATAACGTTGAATGTGGTGAATTTTGTGGTGGCGTTGATTCTGGTGATGTTAATAGTGAGGAGGTTTATTCATCAAGTCACTGTTGTGGTGTATAATTAGTGTTCTGACACAACATCAAGACAATAA
This is a stretch of genomic DNA from Mercenaria mercenaria strain notata chromosome 4, MADL_Memer_1, whole genome shotgun sequence. It encodes these proteins:
- the LOC123552922 gene encoding uncharacterized protein LOC123552922; protein product: MVEEDLRYPPPILRPALPTLPALPVEQVEKSTPPQNSPHSTLSDSSLLTSPESTPPHKSTPSSSAAPDSSLLTSPESTPLRKSTVSSSAAFNSSLLTSPESTPLRKSTPSSSAAPDSSLLTSPESTPLRKSTVSSSAAFNSSLLTSPESTPLRKSTPSSSAAPDSSLLHF